The sequence below is a genomic window from Nakaseomyces glabratus chromosome F, complete sequence.
GATTTGTTTGTTATCTTGAGCGGGTTACACTTAGGTAGTAGTATATAATTGGATTGGAGGGCTTTTATGCTGTTGTAGTTGTATTACTTGCTGTTTACTGTACtagtatatataatagCAAGAGAATACCAAAGGGATTAGCAAGAGTAGACAAGAAAGGTCCCTTCGCATATCTTCAATTAGTAGGCACATCAGCATTGTGCGCACAGGATAAGGACAGATCTTATGTTTTCCCCTTCAAGGGAAGCACAgaattcttttgaaaagttATCTGAGTTTGCCACGTCCAACTAACAgaaagatatatatataaagtgCATATTCATCGATGCTTCAAACATAGTTAAATAGACCTATGTAGACTACAATCTCACCACTTCTAAAGCACATATTCATGGTAACACGTCAACTTGAAGCGATGATCGTGTGGGTTAATGACCCAATCTGATGAATAACAGATGATTCACTGAGAACGATGAAAAGACACAAAACAAAGTTTCTCTACAAGCTGTCTCCGGGTAATTTTATTGCATGAGGgccaagaaaaaaaagagagaaagTGCTCGAGGTGGGGTTTGAACCCACGACGGTCGCGTGTCTTGTGACCTGAGCCAGATTTAAGACCCAGAAACAGTAGTACAGTTAGCTCCCCAAAGGGGGATGCCACTATAAGCACGAAGCTCTAACCACTGAGCTACACGAGCATTTTCATACACCTGAGACCTCCAAAGGTGGTTTTATACCCCTGTAATCATAGTTTACGTCAAGGACATCAACTAAATTCTAGGTAATATTGCTGTTCTAAAGTGCAATGCTCTTTGCATATTTTACttatatttgataataaaCATGTATAAATCCGAGATAAGTGGATACAATATCGATCCGACGTAGTGACTATTTTTCAGTAATTCACAAAactcaaataaataaactTGAAAAGTAAATGGATATTAGTATTTATGATTATTAGAGGTAATTATACAATTTTATATGTTATCTCTCTTATCAATGCATAAAGGTTAGATCAGATTAAGAgaaatttatatatgttcATTGTTTATTGGTAATTGGGAAGGATATAGGGCAAAGGGGTTGTGCTTCTGGCGGGGGTATTATATTGTAGAATGATGActtaattttctttcatgATGTGTTTAGCTTATTGAAAAGTGTAAAACAATATAGTAGAAAAATATGTTTAGTCACCACAGACCAATTCCAATAGGAAACAACAACATAGCAACTTCAAACATTGGTCCATACAACTGCTCTCTTTTTGAGGTGGTGCTTGTTGAACGTACACAGGCTGTTGCTGGTAGTAACCTTGTTGAGGTGGTGGACCCTGTTGGTAGTAACCTTGTTGTGGAGGTGGAGGACCTTGTTGGTAGTATTGTTGACTCATTGTCTTCCCTTTCTTCGTGTGTATGTCTGATCTGACTAGTATTAAATAAGTAAACAGATATACTCAGATCAATTTACAATAGCCTCAGTTCAGAATATTGCATTTACTTTAAATACTATTTAAAAATtgtcaaaacaaaaaaagaagaaatttaaaaaaaaaaatgaaaaaggaaaacaaaacaattaGAAGGATCTTCACTTCTCGTAGCCATCCAGCCCTTCATCCTTCACGCACTTTGTTGTCCCTTCGCAGTCTACAGAGTGCCCAGTTCACCCATTTTCTCTCTTCAATCAGCGAAGAGAAGAGcaacaaagaaaactaGATAAGAGTGTTACTGTAAGAGGGTGAGGAACAGAGAAAGCAGATAATTTGTAGTGCAGGCAAACAATCCGATTCAGATCCAACGAAACAAAGGATTGCAAATTCGCAGAGAATGGCCTGTTGAAGTTTGTactttaaattttaatCTTGTGTGTGCAATTTTTGCCATTAATAGCAACCCCCCCATTATAAGCCATTACGATCTTCCCTTCTACAGCTTCTCAGTAGCATAAGCCTGGTCTTGGGACGAACCTGCTTTAATAGTACTTTGCATCGGTGCTTGGAAAATAGTGTCACCAGTGGAGGTTTATCCCAGGATTACCAGTAAGGAAGGGCCTCTCGATGGCTTTTTCTTAGCAAGCCCTCCCACTAAGGTGAAAGGGAGGGAGGGGAGTAGAGAAGAAAAGGCTACAAGTGCCCTTCACAAAAGGCAGACAACGCCACTGTAGAACCAGAATGGAAGAAGTGGGCTTCTCTAAATCACTACCTACTCGAAGAAGAAACCCGAAAGGGAACCGAGACTAGCAAAGCCTACATTTTTCAGAGCAGGGTAAAGACATGTGACTGGTGATCTCTATGTAGCAAAGTGCTTAAATAAATGgcaaatattgatgaagttCATGATAGTAATATTAAACGCCAGGTCTATGCATGATGATCCGGCTCTCTGATCATAATTGTAAATCACGGTTGAGACAATTATTGACTTGTTTTTATCAGTTAAGTGTAATTTTCTCTTTATATGAAAAACTGGATATGGGTgtattattgtatataatGTGTAATCTCACAATGTCTATGTCCAAAACATTAAACTCTgaatggaaaaaaaatatgtttCATCAGTTGTAATTTTCATGATCATATGGGAAACTTTATAACAagaatatttattttattaattaaattGAGTCACACTATATAATTAATTACTAATCTCTGTATCTAGTTTGATTAGGATTATCCGTATACCTGGTGGAAGGAGTAGGTTCAATAGATTCTTCTATGAACTCATAAAACCTGTGTGCATAGTCTCGTGGAGGAATGGCACTCACCACACTAAGGTCATGGCTGAGTCCCCTCCAGAATGTTTCTAGCTTCTTAATTAATGAGTAGTTCGTTAAACAATCAATGATACCAACGAAATAGATAATTTTTAGGTCGTTGTTAAATTGATCTGATGCTCTGATACCTCCGTCATTTTGCTTGAAAAAATGTGGCACCAAAGTGTTTTGCTTGTATCCCAACTTGTCCAATATAGCAGCAGAAGTCACTAATTGTTCTTCTGGATCTGCAACACCTGCCTCTATACTTGCACGTTCCATATCATGAATACCCAACAACAATGAGTAATCCATAGTATTTAATTTGGCCAGTAGCTCAACATCTTTCTTTAGTTGAACCAGAAACTTCTTGCTTTTTAATGGACCAAacataattttttgattgGCCTCTAACCAATTCAGGTCCTTTAACACAGGGCGATACATGGGATCTTCCTCCATCCGTTTCTCGTCAACATTTGTCCTACGACCCCAGGTCGAACCCTTTAAATCAAAAGTCACATGCATATCTAAATGAGGTGGTAACAAGTTATTCATAACTAGGAAATATATTCTCCTATGCTTAATCttattttgaaatgaaattggCATTTTTACTCTGTGAAGACCATAAAACTGACAAATCAACGTATCTGGATTAGTTTTGACATGGTTGTAGTATTCTTGTATGTGCTTTCTCAAGTGTATATGCTCTGAGTGGTGTATGgttttaataatatatttataatcTCTTgagaaatagaaaaatgACCCACTTTTCCCGGGCGAGTTTAGTTCActcaaaatatatttgGAAGTCAACGAAACTAAATAGTCTGCTGAATCTAATCCAAATAGAGCCCTTAACTCTCTAAATACTTCGGGACAATaatctttgaatttgaaagcATACTGTGATGATGGGGTTAGTTCGTTGCCATGATAATCAAACGCGAGTTTCTTCTTAAATTTAAAGTCCTTTGGTGTTAAAGGCTTCATTATACCAGAACATCTAGAGACAGCCACACGTATACCAGTCAACATATTATATGCGATTATGAAATTAACGTGCCCTTCACTGACTTTATTACCAATCAGGACTCTATCGTCATCAACAATAACCGAACGCCTCTTCCTTTTCATTTCACGTTTCTGTAATAAGAGTTCCCTCATTTTCTGAATTTCTACTGTTGCTGATTGTGACCTTTTCAACATACCCCCATCATTCGAGCTATTTCTAGCATCATTGTTCTCATAATTTCTTGTAGTATTGACAGCAGGCAATGGGGGGAGTGAAGTTGTTGATACTGATGTTAATGTATTACTTTGAATTGGTGAATGATTAGCACCAGTTTTTGCAGCAGGACTATTCTGTTGCACATGCTTGTGTAAATGAGTTGGCAAAGAGATAATTGAATGATTGGTATACTTATGCACATCATTAAGGGTCAATGAGTGGCTTGCCTTGGAATTTCTATGAGAGCTTGTACTTGTTACAATTGGGTGTATTTGGGAATGATTAGATGATTGAATTTTTAGGTTGGGAATATGAATTGAATCTAATgtacttcttcttgatgatgatcttcttgaagttgAAGTATTTAGTAGAATGCTACTTCGCCTTGTCGGTACCTCGTGTTGCTTGCTTCCTGATGAGGTTACTCTATTAGTTATCTTTCCAGTTTTGCTATGGCGTTCATCATTTACGTTTGGAGATCCCATGCTATGATTAGTTTCTGGTAGGTCGGTTACATGGTCTTGATCCAAGGTGTcattattttgattaattttgaattcatcgtcatcttcatgAATACTTTGAATATACGAATCTGTGTGTACCAATTTGGTATTTTCGTCGGCAATAAGGTCTAGTAActcttcttgctcttgatcatgatattgtttttcGATTTCAAtgctctttctttttatagCTTTCAGATCATTTATCATCTGCTGGTTTAATATGACTTGTTTTTTATCGGACTCCGAGGTGCCTTCTTTGTCTTTGCTGTTTACTGACCGTTGCTCTTTTATCAATGGTCTGTCATCTATTTTCTTGGCTCTTGCattcatttcatttattttttgactCGAGTCGCCATTTCTAGGTATCAGTAAGCCCGTATTCTTGTTTGCAGCTTCCGATTGTCCAGTAGTCTCTGCAGGTCGGCTTGGGTCCACTTTAATAGCGTCGCGGTCTTTGTTCAGATCACGCGGCTTCCCCATATCTTCGATAGATGTAGGCGTAGATGATTCATGCACGCGATCGTACAGatcttcgtcttcttcCTCGCCGTCTTCTTTCTCGCTCTTTCGCCTCCAGCCTATGTTTTTGTGATCTCCGTCTCTGTTCGGTATAGCTTGATTCTGGTGTGCCACATTCTGCGAATTGCTTCCTTTATCCAACACAAGCATCGAGAGAGTGTATCAGTGCGCGAATATACGAACCAGGGAAGAGTGTAGAAAGGTGGAATATTCTATGCTCAATTAACAAAAAGACAGAAGTAGAATTTTCGTATGCTCCAAGTTTCGATTCTCTTGTATTCTCACTcacaaataaataattaggGAAGATATTAGGTAGCAATTGCCCACAGCTTTgctctttttgtttgtaAGGATGTCTTACTGGAGACCAAGGAAttattattctattttctATTTATATGCCAAATCCCAAATCCCAAATCCAAagagatcaagaaaaaagaaaaacctTCCCAACGTTAAATACCCTATCTGGAGTAGTGTAGTCCTATACCACAAAGCGACAAACGTATCTAAATGAATACTGAGTCTCAGGCTATTTATGATTCCCAGTAAGGCGATGAAtgctattattattattttcttcttgttgtttgtgttatttattgatataataCTGTACGAttaatcaaaatatataactGGGATCCAATTGATTAGCACACACACAAGGCCAAAGAATAGAGGTATGCACAGATACAATACTTTACAAGTACTATATAACCACCCAGGAACAATCAAACGCACTAGTTAATGTTATATAtccaaacaaaaagaagtaTGGCATTTAGAGCTGGGAGTGGCAGTGTACTATAACTATCAATACCAGGACAATGGGGGGGTTTGAGAGATGGACGTCTGCCACGACAACAGCCCTCGGCACCGTAGAAGTAGGAAGCCAAAAAAATCCTTTCTGAAatagaaaaggaagaaacCGGAAACAATCGGCAATCGGAAATGCCAATGGGTAAGACGGAAACAATCGGCCGCGAGTACCGTTCGACGCACAAAAACACGAGAACACCGCCAGCATACACAAATTTTCAAAGAGAGTTaacaacaaacaaaatCCGGGTAAAGTGCTTCTCCAAACTCTTTTTCGCTCTGGGTAAATGGGAGTCACCAGACACGTTGAAGAAAACGCgaacttttttttgcctGCACTTTGTTCTGTTGCCCAGTAGCCCAGTAGCCCAGTAGCCCAGTAGCCCAGTAGCCCAGTAGTCCAGGTGCTCCGCTGGTCTCTTTGTCTTTCTGTGCATGTCTGTGTGTGCTACAACTCACAGGGAGGTAACCTTTTGGTTTGGCAGGATCCAGAGAAAGAGACGGACAAAATGTCCCCTGTCTAGCAACTGCTTTGCACTGCTCCTTGTGTGTACGCTTACCAGGTCCTCTTGGCACTCCTGTTGTACGCCTGTCCTGCAACTGTTCACTTGGTAGTGCAGTACGGGAAAAGGGCTATGGAGGGGAATtgagcaaaaaaaaaaaagttggaCCCAGGCGTTGGGCGGCGTGCCTCGGTAGCACATAGTGGGGAGAGGGAGAGGGGTGGAGAACTGTAGTTATAAATTGCATTAGTAGCAAAACAGCAGATCCTGGGATTATATCAGCTCTTGCCAGCGAGAAGTTTTCACGAGAGCTGCTTTACGATAGGAGGTGCAAGAAACGTTAAGCAAACGGGTGCCGCTCAAAGATATACTGTACTggagaaaggaaaaaaaaatattaagcTACACTTCTTGTAAGGCACGAGGCTAGGACACTTTTGAACAGGGCCAACGTTGTATAGAACACGAGCATTTGAGGATTAAATGGACACGCAAGGAGATTTGGTTCCCACAAAATGCACGTCGGCGCCTAATAACACGCCTGTTGACTCTTACACGACGTCTCCACAGCCGGAGATGAAGAGCAGCAGCGTTATTGACATTGCGATGGAGGATGACGACGAGGATGACGACGAGGACGAAGAGGAGGAAGAAGCGAACGAGGAAGAGGACGCACAGAGCAACGATACTACACCTGTAGAGAGCAGGGATCAAGATAGCACGGCGGCTAACAGTGATTCTGCGGCTAGCCCATCGGATACAGCTGATCCCGCACCTGTACATTCAGCTGACCATGAAGGTGTCTCCAGTGTTTCCCACACTGAAGAGGAACAAATCGGCGCAGAAAATGCCGTAGCTGATCCCGCCGACGGAACACTTCCAAACGCGGAAGGTGTTCAAGTACCTTCTAACGAAATACCGCCCACTGGAAAAGCAGCCGATGACGTACCACTTTCTAATCACGTGGAGGAGGACAAATCGGATGGTAATGGAAATGAAGCGAAAGAGAACGTCGATACGCCGCAGGTCAATGGAGGCGAGGCCACAGAGGCTCCTGTGAATACCGAAGATGCAAGCACCACTGACACTGCAAATACTGACGGAATGAAAGAAACTAATGGCGGTGTTGCGGGTGATGCAAACTCCAATACAGTTAAACTTGAAGTTGGTGATGAGGGCTACGTACCTCCACCGCCACCTAAATATATCAACTCTAAATTGGACGGGCTGAGATCAAGGCTCCTGCTTGACCCTAAGGAGAACAAACAGACTCCTAGACACGATGAGGATGTAGCTCAGGTGCTCTCCAACATGAGATCATCTCCTTTCAGCCCTTCTTCCAACAGACTGACGCCTACGTCTGCGTCTTCGTCTTCGTCAAGTGACAAACATCATTACCACTTCACAAGTACATTAAGCAGCAGTAGCATTCTAGGGAGACCTTTGCTGTTCAGAAGCGAGAACTCCAGTCCAGATTTCGGAAGTCCAATTGGAACAGAAAACCATATTGATACAAGTGATGAAAAGAGCCCCAACATGATCTCTGAAACTAAATCAGAAATTAGCCAAAATGAAACGTCTTCTTTAGATGATGGCGAATCTTCGAAAGAAGCAGAGACAACAGTTAGCAAACCATCTACTGATAATATTACCACCGCAGAAAGCGCGAGTGAAACGAGCACAGGAAACACTGTTGCTGAGAATGGAAAGGATGAAGTAGTGAAATCTGAGACGGATGAAATCGAAGACAAAGAgaaagctgaaaaattaaCTAGATTTAGATCTAAAATAAAGGAAGCTGAACGAATACTAAGGGAAcagaaaacaagaaatataacATGGATCAAAAGTGGCAAGAGAATAAATCGGGAATCAAGCACTCATGACAGTTCCAACTCTTCTATACCAAAAAGACTAAAAACCGAACCTTCGACAACAATAGacaaacaaagaaaaatcaaactGAATAAAGCACCTGGAGCTGATAACAAGCCTCCAATATCCGCTGCCAGCAAGGTAAAGAAAGAGggtgaaagaaaaagaaaacctGCAACGAGATCACGTACCGGCTGTTGGATTTGTAGattaagaaagaagaagtgtTCTGAAGAAAAACCCGCCTGCTTCAACTGTCAAAGATTAAATCTAGATTGTTACTATGATGCCTTCAAACCTGACTTTGTTGCTGATCCTGTTGTgagaaaacaaaagatgGATGAAATTAGGATGAAAACCAAAGAGGCCAAACGACAAgcaatgaaaaagaaaaacgCAAGACCTGCACCTTGAAAGAAAACGGTGattattacaattttatATGTCGGACATTTTACTTGagcaaatatttttttgttttgaataATCAACTATGGTCTTTATAACCTCATATAAATAACATACAGTACACTTTAGTAACTTTTTAAAATTGTATTTAGGGAAATAAACAtaaatgtattatattatcaTAAAGCAAAGAATTTTAGGTTAAATACTTTATCCTAATATGCATTGGGTAATAATTATTTTGCAGTTGCACCAAGGGCAGCTAAACATTAACAACAGCACCTGTAAATACAAATTTTGGTATAAGACAGgtttgtaaatattttcaatataCACAGAAACCCAAacacaaaataaaaaatcaattcCGATATTGATATGATTTTATGCGGGAATGGGGAATTAGAGGCAGATGTACCAATTCATTGATTAAACTGTTTTTGTTACAAACTTATCATTGTCTAATGAGACGGACCATATACGTTGCTAAACCCGGTGTTTATGAACGCATTATCCATTGGTTGTTGTCCGTTTCTTATTGAATATGGATACTGTGCTTGGAAGGAACTGGCACTGGCTTGTGGATCTTTCCGGTTTTGATCTGGCCAATATCCCTGAGAGCCCTCATGTAAAGAAGACATAGAATCAGGACCGATTGATGTCATATAGTTTTGATTAATGTTTGTGCTTGAGTTAACATATGGGGAATTTGTACTATTTTGATAACCATATTCTTGCGCTAGATTTGGTGATTGATTTAGCTGATGTGAATTACTGACATTTAGCTGTTGAGCTGATGTCGGGAAGTTTCTGgcatttattttattagatGACTGCTTTTGAAACACACTAGAATTTAGAAGCTGTTCTGCATAGCCTGACCCCCTACTATCAGCAAAACTTGTTCTATTACGGTCTGCAAAAGGTGAAGGGGCATCTGGAACAATCGTTGTTTCAGAGTTCATCGACATCATACGAGAGTGATAGCTCGGATATATATGACGTCCATCATAGTATAAAGAATTTCCAGTCATTATTCCATTTCCCGAATTTAACTCATTTACTTCAGATCCCTTAGTATGGGAAGAGCCTGACCAGCTAGGTAGACCATAAGATGACCTATGGCTATCCATTATAGAAGTTGGCGTAGTAATTGATTGATCCACTGAGCTTAGCATGTTAGCAGATAAATTGGGTGACAAATATCCTTTCAAGGACGAATTTCGTCTACTGGATTCCACAGATGACATTGACATATTTGGTCTGAATATTTCATTTAGATATTTTCTGTGTTCATCTTCTGCATTTAAGGCTGACCTATCATTTATGTGTCCCGTACTCATTTCTGATCCACTATTTTGAATAGCAGACCCAGTGACAGTATTCGCATAATAAGATGGACCAACAGAATTCACCATTGGGGagtttaaatttaaatttcCAAGATCTTGAGCTAACGTATCACCAGGTTGCTTCATTTGGAAACTTGGCTTAATGTCAAAGGTACTAGGCGCCTTAACCGATATGCCACTGTAAACAACAGAAGAATTCTGCTCGGTTGGAATTATACCCTTAGCGTTGGAAAAGTTTGACGAACTTTGCTGGTAGTTCTTAGTGAGtgtcttttctttcaaagtaTCTTTCACCTCTTGTTGATAGTGCCTTACAGCACCAGTTTGCTTTCCAGATTTATTTCTACCATTCTTCTGcacattatttttgaacTTCATATCCGGAATTCCAGAATCTGGTATTTTATATTGCGTTTTTTCGGTATCGAAATGGATATCACACTGGTTGTATGATAATATTTGTTTACCTGTGACAATTATGGCAGAGAGTCGTGCaagtttttcttccttAGGTGACAACTTATCTTCCATGTGAGGTTTACCAACTAATCTCGTCATACAATCTTCTGATGTGTGAATCTTTGTATCATTAAAGTCGTCCAGTTCATCACCAATAAATCCCAATTCTCTGAGTTGTATATCCTCTTCAAATAGATAGGACCTTTTAGGCTTTACACTATTATCTGGACCATAACTTACCAAACCACTAGCCAAAAAATCATTCAATAAATCTGCATATGCTTGACAAAATGCAACATTCGATTTAGCAAATTCCAGAACAGACTCATTTGCAAATATCCAACATCCAATGATTCTTAACATTGCCAAGTATAGGTAGACCTCATGATTTCCATTCCAGGCTTCCTTTATCACATCTGTAATAATTCTAGTGATATATGTAAAAACGAAACTCAGGTAAGACAATTGATTTCTTGTCAAAGTGTTTGATTTTAATATCTTTACTCTAGAGTCTGGACCCATATTACCGAAAAGCTGCAACAAGTTAAAGCCACCTATACCTATTATGAGATCGTTGTAAATTGTCTCGATATTTTTAATGTATCTAGAAGCAATTTTCTCATATAAAGTAAGTTCAAGCGTTTTAACAGCTAACCCATTCCGTAAAAAACCTGGCTTCTTCGGATTAGTCCAGACATCTGGTGCAAAGTACGACCCAAATATAGCTAAGAAATAAAGTTCAATTATTTCTCTATTGACGATTTTGGTGCCCTTTAAATCCTGGGAATGTACATCCAATATCAGTTTATCCAATCTAAGGTGGAGAGTACTATCATTTTCTAATATAATAGTCTTAAAATTAGACAACGCAGCCGGACATGGCGATTTAGCCAGAGAGCCTTTGATAAACTCTTGTACAGCAGTTCCCAAATTATCTGTTTGAATATAAACCATACCTCTCTGTAGATACGTTTCACCCGAGGAGGGAAGCAATAAAGAAGCAAgatcaaaatattctttggACTTTACAAAGTCTTCAACCGAGTGTCTATTAGAAATTTTTTCATACATGATCTTGTACCGTTGAGCTGAACCCAAGTATAATATGCACCGATGTAGAACCAATCTAACAATATTTGCTAGTGGATCATTGTACTTGAGTGACAGTCTCAGCTTTTTAGGTAGTGCCTTAGctgctttttttttcaaattgaagaacACGAAAACTTGAGGAGGAACACCATCAGTAGCTTCAATTTCGGGATCCATTAGGATAAGACTAATGATCGAATTCAAGAAAGCTTGAACTTCTTTAtagaattttgaaattttgctGCTCATTTTTctaaattcaaaatactTTGGCTGTTCACCAGCTTTACGAGGTACAATAAAATTTCTCAAAGTTTGAAACCATTTGAAAATAGGATAGTATATCTTACCCCATAACGCGTCAAGAATCAACACTGTAGTATGATTGTCAAATATTTCTGTCATCTCACTCGGGTATTCCTTGTATTGCCTGTACAGTTGCTTTTGCTTATTAAGGTTGTTCTCTGTcatttttaataatttGGAATGCAC
It includes:
- the UME6 gene encoding DNA-binding transcriptional regulator UME6 (CAGL0F05357g~Ortholog(s) have RNA polymerase II core promoter proximal region sequence-specific DNA binding, repressing transcription factor binding, transcription factor activity and transcription factor binding, more), producing MDTQGDLVPTKCTSAPNNTPVDSYTTSPQPEMKSSSVIDIAMEDDDEDDDEDEEEEEANEEEDAQSNDTTPVESRDQDSTAANSDSAASPSDTADPAPVHSADHEGVSSVSHTEEEQIGAENAVADPADGTLPNAEGVQVPSNEIPPTGKAADDVPLSNHVEEDKSDGNGNEAKENVDTPQVNGGEATEAPVNTEDASTTDTANTDGMKETNGGVAGDANSNTVKLEVGDEGYVPPPPPKYINSKLDGLRSRLLLDPKENKQTPRHDEDVAQVLSNMRSSPFSPSSNRLTPTSASSSSSSDKHHYHFTSTLSSSSILGRPLLFRSENSSPDFGSPIGTENHIDTSDEKSPNMISETKSEISQNETSSLDDGESSKEAETTVSKPSTDNITTAESASETSTGNTVAENGKDEVVKSETDEIEDKEKAEKLTRFRSKIKEAERILREQKTRNITWIKSGKRINRESSTHDSSNSSIPKRLKTEPSTTIDKQRKIKLNKAPGADNKPPISAASKVKKEGERKRKPATRSRTGCWICRLRKKKCSEEKPACFNCQRLNLDCYYDAFKPDFVADPVVRKQKMDEIRMKTKEAKRQAMKKKNARPAP
- the EBS1 gene encoding Ebs1p (CAGL0F05379g~Ortholog(s) have enzyme activator activity and role in DNA recombination, negative regulation of translation, nuclear-transcribed mRNA catabolic process, nonsense-mediated decay, telomere capping, telomere maintenance via telomerase), translated to MNAGTMSESEALVWNTINDFHERLNEILRTNQITHDYALLSGFLTFVHSKLLKMTENNLNKQKQLYRQYKEYPSEMTEIFDNHTTVLILDALWGKIYYPIFKWFQTLRNFIVPRKAGEQPKYFEFRKMSSKISKFYKEVQAFLNSIISLILMDPEIEATDGVPPQVFVFFNLKKKAAKALPKKLRLSLKYNDPLANIVRLVLHRCILYLGSAQRYKIMYEKISNRHSVEDFVKSKEYFDLASLLLPSSGETYLQRGMVYIQTDNLGTAVQEFIKGSLAKSPCPAALSNFKTIILENDSTLHLRLDKLILDVHSQDLKGTKIVNREIIELYFLAIFGSYFAPDVWTNPKKPGFLRNGLAVKTLELTLYEKIASRYIKNIETIYNDLIIGIGGFNLLQLFGNMGPDSRVKILKSNTLTRNQLSYLSFVFTYITRIITDVIKEAWNGNHEVYLYLAMLRIIGCWIFANESVLEFAKSNVAFCQAYADLLNDFLASGLVSYGPDNSVKPKRSYLFEEDIQLRELGFIGDELDDFNDTKIHTSEDCMTRLVGKPHMEDKLSPKEEKLARLSAIIVTGKQILSYNQCDIHFDTEKTQYKIPDSGIPDMKFKNNVQKNGRNKSGKQTGAVRHYQQEVKDTLKEKTLTKNYQQSSSNFSNAKGIIPTEQNSSVVYSGISVKAPSTFDIKPSFQMKQPGDTLAQDLGNLNLNSPMVNSVGPSYYANTVTGSAIQNSGSEMSTGHINDRSALNAEDEHRKYLNEIFRPNMSMSSVESSRRNSSLKGYLSPNLSANMLSSVDQSITTPTSIMDSHRSSYGLPSWSGSSHTKGSEVNELNSGNGIMTGNSLYYDGRHIYPSYHSRMMSMNSETTIVPDAPSPFADRNRTSFADSRGSGYAEQLLNSSVFQKQSSNKINARNFPTSAQQLNVSNSHQLNQSPNLAQEYGYQNSTNSPYVNSSTNINQNYMTSIGPDSMSSLHEGSQGYWPDQNRKDPQASASSFQAQYPYSIRNGQQPMDNAFINTGFSNVYGPSH
- the MSS4 gene encoding 1-phosphatidylinositol-4-phosphate 5-kinase (CAGL0F05335g~Ortholog(s) have 1-phosphatidylinositol-4-phosphate 5-kinase activity, phosphatidylinositol-3-phosphate binding, phosphatidylinositol-4-phosphate binding activity), with the translated sequence MLVLDKGSNSQNVAHQNQAIPNRDGDHKNIGWRRKSEKEDGEEEDEDLYDRVHESSTPTSIEDMGKPRDLNKDRDAIKVDPSRPAETTGQSEAANKNTGLLIPRNGDSSQKINEMNARAKKIDDRPLIKEQRSVNSKDKEGTSESDKKQVILNQQMINDLKAIKRKSIEIEKQYHDQEQEELLDLIADENTKLVHTDSYIQSIHEDDDEFKINQNNDTLDQDHVTDLPETNHSMGSPNVNDERHSKTGKITNRVTSSGSKQHEVPTRRSSILLNTSTSRRSSSRRSTLDSIHIPNLKIQSSNHSQIHPIVTSTSSHRNSKASHSLTLNDVHKYTNHSIISLPTHLHKHVQQNSPAAKTGANHSPIQSNTLTSVSTTSLPPLPAVNTTRNYENNDARNSSNDGGMLKRSQSATVEIQKMRELLLQKREMKRKRRSVIVDDDRVLIGNKVSEGHVNFIIAYNMLTGIRVAVSRCSGIMKPLTPKDFKFKKKLAFDYHGNELTPSSQYAFKFKDYCPEVFRELRALFGLDSADYLVSLTSKYILSELNSPGKSGSFFYFSRDYKYIIKTIHHSEHIHLRKHIQEYYNHVKTNPDTLICQFYGLHRVKMPISFQNKIKHRRIYFLVMNNLLPPHLDMHVTFDLKGSTWGRRTNVDEKRMEEDPMYRPVLKDLNWLEANQKIMFGPLKSKKFLVQLKKDVELLAKLNTMDYSLLLGIHDMERASIEAGVADPEEQLVTSAAILDKLGYKQNTLVPHFFKQNDGGIRASDQFNNDLKIIYFVGIIDCLTNYSLIKKLETFWRGLSHDLSVVSAIPPRDYAHRFYEFIEESIEPTPSTRYTDNPNQTRYRD
- the CPP2 gene encoding cysteine-rich palmitoylated domain-containing protein CPP2 (CAGL0F05329g~Ortholog of S. cerevisiae : YDR210W and Saccharomyces cerevisiae S288C : YDR210W), whose protein sequence is MSQQYYQQGPPPPQQGYYQQGPPPQQGYYQQQPVYVQQAPPQKESSCMDQCLKLLCCCFLLELVCGD